A genomic window from Candidatus Binataceae bacterium includes:
- a CDS encoding dihydrolipoamide acetyltransferase family protein yields the protein MAEFRMPSLGADMEVGTILQWLVKPGDSVKRGDIVAVVDTEKATIEIEVFQSGIIDSIFVPEGNEVPVGTLIAMIRADGEPAPAPAPPKPAAPRPPVTLKPAPIVSPQPAARPEAAKVAALPHKLRVSPLALRVALDLNVDLSKVKGTGPEGAITKADVERAAKAAKEAPHAEAEPAAPKVEAPPPAVPRAKPGVAPIDHHTAMRRVIAAAMARSKREIPHYYLGTQVDMSRALAWLQAENLKRSVTERILYSVLLLKAVARALHDYPEMNGYWVDNAFKHSDAIHVGVAISLRKGGLIAPAIHDVDKKSIDEIMANLRDLVQRVRAETLRSSEIADATITVTSLGEQGVESVFGIIYPPQVALIGFGKVVERPWASNGMVGAHPLMTATLAADHRASDGHRGGLFLAAIDRLLQEPDKL from the coding sequence ATGGCTGAGTTTCGCATGCCCTCGCTCGGCGCTGATATGGAGGTCGGCACGATCCTGCAATGGCTGGTCAAGCCGGGCGACTCGGTGAAGCGTGGCGATATCGTTGCGGTCGTCGACACGGAAAAGGCCACCATCGAGATCGAAGTATTTCAGTCAGGCATCATCGACAGCATCTTCGTACCCGAAGGAAATGAAGTACCCGTCGGAACCTTGATCGCAATGATTCGCGCCGACGGCGAGCCTGCGCCAGCGCCCGCGCCACCCAAGCCGGCTGCGCCGCGTCCGCCGGTGACACTCAAACCGGCGCCAATTGTCAGTCCCCAACCTGCCGCGAGACCGGAAGCCGCCAAGGTCGCGGCGCTGCCGCATAAGTTGCGCGTTTCTCCGCTCGCGCTGCGGGTCGCACTCGACCTCAACGTCGACCTCTCGAAGGTCAAGGGCACGGGTCCTGAGGGGGCGATCACAAAAGCCGATGTGGAGCGGGCGGCCAAAGCCGCCAAAGAAGCGCCGCACGCCGAAGCGGAGCCGGCGGCACCCAAAGTCGAAGCGCCTCCGCCAGCAGTACCGCGCGCCAAACCTGGCGTCGCGCCAATCGACCATCATACTGCGATGCGCCGCGTGATCGCGGCGGCGATGGCGCGCTCCAAGCGCGAGATCCCCCACTACTATCTCGGCACTCAAGTCGACATGAGCCGCGCGCTCGCATGGCTGCAGGCGGAAAACCTGAAACGATCCGTGACCGAGCGAATCCTCTACTCGGTGTTGCTGCTCAAGGCTGTCGCACGAGCACTCCATGATTATCCCGAGATGAACGGCTATTGGGTTGACAACGCCTTCAAGCACAGCGACGCGATTCACGTTGGCGTAGCGATCTCGCTGCGTAAGGGCGGCTTAATCGCGCCCGCGATTCACGACGTTGACAAAAAGAGTATAGACGAGATCATGGCGAACCTGCGCGACCTGGTGCAGCGCGTGCGCGCCGAAACCTTGCGCAGCTCGGAGATCGCCGACGCGACCATCACCGTGACGAGTCTCGGCGAACAAGGCGTCGAGTCGGTATTCGGCATTATCTATCCGCCGCAGGTGGCGCTGATCGGATTCGGCAAGGTGGTAGAACGTCCGTGGGCGTCAAATGGGATGGTGGGTGCACATCCGCTCATGACGGCGACACTTGCCGCTGACCATCGCGCGAGCGACGGTCATCGTGGCGGCCTGTTCCTCGCCGCAATCGATCGCCTATTGCAGGAGCCAGACAAGCTGTGA
- a CDS encoding acyl carrier protein, producing MSNDEIRKLILAELHRIAPEVELGQIDPASELREQVDLDSMDVLNWMIALHKKTGIEIPEADYKRMATIDECVAYLAERMK from the coding sequence GTGAGCAACGACGAAATCAGGAAGCTGATCCTGGCCGAACTCCATCGTATCGCGCCCGAAGTGGAACTCGGCCAGATCGATCCCGCGAGCGAACTGCGCGAGCAGGTCGACCTCGATTCCATGGACGTCCTCAACTGGATGATCGCTCTCCACAAGAAGACAGGAATCGAGATTCCGGAAGCTGACTACAAGCGGATGGCGACGATCGACGAATGCGTCGCGTACCTCGCCGAGCGTATGAAGTGA
- a CDS encoding CBS domain-containing protein — protein sequence MDLHDTKHKNSKGLEQLGKKRITFLTCEDWMTSKLYTVGPDDSVEHARSLLRTHRINQLPVITEGKLVGIITDRDLRGPGLPAAGAPISSKDSGVTGDTLVGALMTHPGISLAPHSTLINAAQVMRQQRVGSLPITDHGRLVGIVTRSDILEALVVFGTGRHTRLDHP from the coding sequence ATGGACCTACACGATACGAAGCACAAAAACTCAAAGGGCCTAGAACAGCTTGGGAAGAAGCGTATCACTTTCCTGACCTGTGAAGATTGGATGACTTCCAAACTTTATACGGTAGGTCCAGACGACTCGGTCGAACACGCCCGCTCGCTGTTACGCACGCACCGCATTAATCAGCTGCCCGTGATCACCGAAGGTAAGCTAGTCGGCATCATAACCGATCGGGATCTTCGCGGACCGGGATTGCCCGCGGCCGGTGCGCCTATCAGTTCAAAAGATTCTGGAGTTACGGGAGACACGCTGGTCGGAGCGCTAATGACGCATCCGGGGATCTCCCTGGCTCCCCACAGCACCCTGATAAATGCTGCCCAGGTGATGCGTCAGCAGCGAGTGGGATCGCTGCCGATCACTGACCATGGTCGGTTAGTTGGCATCGTCACCCGCAGCGACATCCTGGAAGCACTGGTTGTATTCGGAACCGGGAGACACACGCGGTTGGATCACCCGTAA
- a CDS encoding c-type cytochrome codes for MVVAPLSIARAQTGKQDYESYCADCHGADGRGNGPANQAIGMSTKPADITLLAARHGGKFPFDEVVDIVDGRKAIPSHDRLEMPFFAVKLQNPGEGFNPTSDAVVRKRIDAIVTYVESLQQQ; via the coding sequence ATGGTCGTAGCTCCCCTCTCAATTGCGCGAGCACAGACCGGAAAGCAGGACTACGAAAGCTACTGCGCCGACTGTCACGGCGCCGACGGTAGGGGCAATGGTCCTGCGAATCAGGCTATTGGCATGTCCACAAAGCCGGCAGATATAACGCTGCTAGCAGCCCGTCACGGGGGCAAATTTCCGTTCGATGAAGTAGTTGACATCGTGGACGGCCGTAAGGCGATTCCCTCGCACGACCGTCTGGAGATGCCGTTTTTCGCGGTCAAGCTTCAGAACCCCGGCGAGGGATTCAATCCAACGAGCGACGCCGTGGTCAGGAAGAGGATCGACGCAATCGTGACTTACGTCGAAAGCCTGCAACAACAGTAA
- a CDS encoding HPF/RaiA family ribosome-associated protein — protein sequence MQRALQITSRNFELTAAIRTTIEQHAKALEQYFGRLTGCHVVLEAPAVHHHRHGGPFKVSIDLRTPQAEISINKQQAQDLPVAIREAFDAARRRLEDHLRELRGDVKSHTSTRRVAGEREVPVEDEE from the coding sequence ATGCAACGAGCTTTGCAAATAACTTCGCGCAACTTCGAGTTGACCGCCGCTATTCGGACAACGATCGAGCAACATGCCAAGGCCCTGGAACAGTACTTCGGTCGACTTACAGGCTGCCACGTGGTGCTCGAAGCGCCGGCCGTGCATCATCATCGCCACGGCGGCCCGTTCAAAGTCAGCATCGACCTCCGCACGCCTCAGGCTGAAATATCGATCAATAAGCAGCAGGCCCAAGATCTCCCGGTCGCGATCAGGGAAGCGTTCGATGCCGCGCGGCGCCGTCTCGAGGATCATCTGCGCGAACTTCGGGGCGACGTGAAGTCGCACACGTCGACAAGGCGGGTTGCCGGCGAGCGGGAAGTCCCTGTCGAAGACGAGGAGTGA
- a CDS encoding Hsp20/alpha crystallin family protein — MGLIEKWKPSRELDRFRNEFDDLLQRFGLDRDWFGRFPGRDLLPEWQSSTMRPAIESRVEDGKLIVRTDLPGVDPKNVDIKVVGDMLTIKGSREEKSETKKADYLHSEIRYGSFERSIVLPDGIKADDLKATYHDGVLELTAPMPKEAIPKEVKIQVEAPKVNAEKKSAA, encoded by the coding sequence ATGGGATTGATTGAAAAATGGAAACCATCAAGGGAGCTGGATCGATTTCGCAACGAGTTTGACGACTTGCTGCAGCGCTTTGGCCTCGACCGCGATTGGTTCGGCCGCTTCCCGGGCCGCGACCTGCTGCCCGAGTGGCAAAGCAGTACGATGCGCCCCGCGATCGAATCCCGAGTCGAGGACGGCAAGCTAATCGTCCGCACAGACCTGCCGGGAGTTGATCCGAAGAACGTCGACATCAAGGTCGTGGGCGACATGCTCACGATCAAAGGCTCGCGCGAGGAAAAGAGCGAGACCAAGAAGGCCGACTACCTGCACAGCGAGATCCGCTACGGTTCCTTCGAACGTTCGATCGTGCTGCCCGACGGGATAAAAGCCGATGATTTGAAGGCCACTTATCACGACGGCGTGCTCGAGCTCACGGCGCCGATGCCCAAGGAAGCGATTCCGAAGGAAGTGAAGATCCAGGTCGAAGCTCCCAAAGTCAACGCGGAGAAGAAAAGCGCCGCTTGA
- a CDS encoding SUMF1/EgtB/PvdO family nonheme iron enzyme — MSKSIVSPIIFSLIFVASVAAAGNSALEVQNEQLFRQMQTARGLSDYQMETIKEIFADSGYIGQGNPAVTEHPVTPEQCQAKLDAQSVKYVNPEFERICGAKYMAPLYNRETEKADQAKVCIDQFEYPDIPCAYPVVWVRAREAVELCEAEGKRICDAHEWEGACAGSLEKPDYRFDLAEGVSPNAAVARMRAAHNREYAADKSWSYGPTYQTGICATGSHKTSGCNGGSWTGCGSNTYPAGDFPACHSSLDVYDLNGNAAEHMNLPLNPSQMASLGSKTLGYTEMKGSWFIFDTYRAHEDWCRWRAPFWHGSRVMDPHSHENYHLSFRCCKTLEKAGSASAPATSEKDAKSP; from the coding sequence ATGAGCAAATCAATCGTATCGCCGATAATATTTTCGCTAATCTTCGTCGCATCAGTTGCGGCTGCTGGTAACAGCGCTTTGGAAGTCCAGAATGAGCAGTTGTTTCGACAGATGCAGACGGCGCGGGGACTCAGCGATTATCAGATGGAAACCATCAAAGAAATCTTCGCGGATTCGGGTTACATCGGGCAAGGAAATCCTGCCGTCACCGAGCATCCCGTCACGCCCGAACAGTGCCAGGCGAAGCTCGATGCACAATCTGTGAAATACGTAAATCCTGAGTTCGAACGCATCTGCGGAGCGAAGTATATGGCGCCGCTCTATAATCGCGAGACCGAGAAAGCGGATCAGGCCAAAGTATGTATCGACCAGTTCGAATATCCCGATATACCATGCGCATATCCTGTCGTATGGGTTCGCGCACGTGAGGCAGTTGAGCTATGCGAAGCCGAGGGCAAGCGCATATGTGATGCTCATGAATGGGAAGGAGCGTGTGCAGGAAGTCTCGAGAAGCCTGACTATCGCTTCGATCTGGCCGAAGGAGTCAGTCCGAACGCTGCAGTCGCCCGAATGCGAGCGGCGCACAATCGCGAGTACGCCGCGGATAAATCCTGGAGCTACGGTCCTACTTATCAGACCGGGATTTGCGCGACGGGCAGCCATAAGACTTCCGGATGCAACGGCGGCTCATGGACAGGATGCGGATCGAACACTTATCCGGCCGGCGATTTTCCCGCCTGCCACAGTTCGCTGGACGTTTACGATCTGAACGGCAATGCGGCCGAGCATATGAATCTGCCGCTTAATCCGTCCCAGATGGCGAGCCTTGGGAGCAAGACGCTCGGTTATACGGAGATGAAAGGGAGTTGGTTTATCTTCGATACCTACCGTGCCCACGAGGACTGGTGCCGATGGCGTGCGCCATTCTGGCATGGATCCCGAGTAATGGACCCGCACAGTCATGAGAACTATCACCTGAGTTTTCGATGCTGCAAAACTCTGGAGAAAGCCGGCTCGGCTTCAGCGCCTGCAACCAGCGAGAAGGACGCTAAGTCTCCCTAG